In one Defluviitalea raffinosedens genomic region, the following are encoded:
- a CDS encoding zinc ribbon domain-containing protein yields MKSIKPGRGPSQMGMVGSIGVALFGVFWCILVGLIGAWFMIPFGLVFIGMMIYTAIYNYHNVTSKNRYSIVDIVDENEESDPFNEKYGEKAPTSQRILEKNGPKASFCPYCGKPVDVTFDFCPKCGKKLPD; encoded by the coding sequence ATGAAAAGCATAAAACCTGGAAGAGGCCCATCACAGATGGGAATGGTGGGATCAATTGGTGTAGCCTTGTTTGGAGTGTTTTGGTGTATTCTTGTTGGGTTAATTGGTGCATGGTTTATGATTCCCTTTGGACTCGTATTTATCGGAATGATGATTTACACTGCGATTTACAATTATCATAACGTAACTTCAAAAAATCGTTATTCTATTGTGGATATAGTAGATGAAAATGAAGAATCTGATCCCTTCAATGAGAAATATGGAGAAAAAGCCCCAACCAGTCAGAGAATTCTCGAAAAAAATGGACCAAAGGCTTCTTTTTGTCCGTATTGTGGAAAACCTGTGGATGTAACATTTGATTTTTGTCCAAAGTGTGGAAAAAAACTTCCTGATTGA